A region from the Anoplolepis gracilipes chromosome 2, ASM4749672v1, whole genome shotgun sequence genome encodes:
- the Not1 gene encoding CCR4-NOT transcription complex subunit 1 isoform X1 gives MNLDSLSFTLSQISYLVANLSKKNYEDSCQEISVLVQWNGLEADRHFLRCLISCVDFSKGELSESSAKDYFQAKLLKQECNSLLSKPSFISNLCFAIDNPLHQQKSLNPSPKFFVNLKKTLGLTLVQEVAFAIALQHSENTEIRLLALEHTQKQLPELIKNYINSETSNKHHEGGLHDSLPQVLQLILSQVFHTSNPYNLPVEAKEKFVQNLRRDFPRELVPVVLAPFLYPGDGEPQFKIEFNMAVNQMDNNTLVELIMELGYSFTSSVDECRSSLAGLGAREISPACVARVLAHMARSCSNLEDAGGLQSFWGNSATSQDSNKDKPSDSTIPTTWNVEVFIQTLKEMQSTLSWNDVIVKLDHPEFIIKDRQGLSLLITGLKLGLQHQGYPPDMFPVELFYRHWDNVEGQFSLIQQILKCPDIFCFADYPYHSVTVDVLKAAPESDSKEGQTWRSLNIVELLLHMAERGLYNSVQEIFKWPVQHCPDVLVLALLQINPPLTLLRQELFTTLLPIFLGNHPNSAVILHHAWHANNTKIKTIIMHAMADWYTRGDHDQTRLSRILDVAQDLKALSALLNSQSFPFVIDLACLASRREYLKLEKWLTDKIRDHGEVFVAACVKFLQRRCPQVMGPGIKEDPTVPKASQLPQETLTTILACLQVCAGSVSQELSELIMTMVQNCSLMLSKSTMNRPPPPGVLRHRGLEPFNPATLGSQLFSSKQVDPLGNLSSSLATMGLGTGLGPPSSSTFNLPGALGPLVSAPGSPSRLMGPSPSPFPMLPLSSQLHSGPVGTQGPSVLPGGTIGGLGRLGPPTGIEKARIPETSNLFPDMGQNVSKEVEDEANSYFQRIYNHPPHPTLSIDEVLDMLKKFQDSGSRREREVFNCMLRNLFEEYRFFPQYPEKELQITAQLFGGIIERGLVNSYMTLGLALRFVLDALKKPEGSKMYYFGITALDRFKSRLKDYQTYCEHVRTIPHFNEFPPHLIEYIEYGLQGQEPPSRPQGPVLPKTLAAMLAPVTTPYKTMTTTTITTSTTQAKPSTTPTTSLSARPSMPSVANATNIDTLLVATDKEEKITTPPEALQDKTAFIFNNLSQLNLQQKCDEIREIVTEEYWPWMAQYLVMKRASIELNFHALYSNFLDCIKLPEVNKMVTRETFRNIKVLLRSDKGIANFSDRSLLKNLGHWLGMLTLGRNKPILQIDIDLKSLLVEAYHKGQQELLYVVPFVAKVLESCAKSRVFRPPNPWTMAIMNVLAELHQEPDLKLNLKFEIEVLCKNLSIDVGELKPVIYLKDPEKLRNLEYQLSHPNKKAEPPSNQQQSQGPIEELVGPTTSAGTVINPQSAPPVNTTPSLPTGGAPEPRFNYMDISVTGIANISQHITINNQLPLFQTHPHLKQFVRPAVERAIQEWIHPVVDRSIKIALTTSEQIVKKDFALDPEELRIRTAGRNMVRNLTAGMAMITCRDQILASISTNLKQALLTALIGTTPQQKELAEQAANVVAADNMELACAFVQKTAIEKAIPEMDKRLISEMELRKIARQEGRRYCDPLAKYQAERMPEQIRLKVGGVTPQQMAVYEEFARNIPGFLPLSERDTQALFMPKPINETPVTAFTPNSAVAVATAQQVAAYAAAVSNDEVGAMLEKLAAEAELLLAAVGPAAPPPQHAALHSLLESIILTRRSRDAGAAMTLLKKAVEGLLDGPIISSGVIESENLIQRYRELHLRILKCLQDPRAYGMQWTNKHVTRFLTECREEFRYNFEAVDYLIRSHLISLPQYDVALAQAMEAGNAMATAFAMQLVQLYLIDERQATHVTETDLFHTIEILARMAHHRTPPEGILLFRLTSLVDSLRANHDTGVLVDRAPAGPTAHIHSGILQVRARDFDDPPGLMEKTEYLLREWVQMHHSPQHARDLTKAFGIFVHQMNIHGILKTDDLITRFFKLSTQMCVDLCYRALSETATAPSIMRAKCFHSLDAFVRLVALLVKHSGDATNTHTKINLLNKVLGIVAGVLLQDHEIRGTDFQQLPYHRIFIMLFLELCAPEPVLEAVNFQVLTAFCHTLHILRPAKASGFCYAWLELVSHRVFIGRMLAITPQQKCWGMYAQLLIDLFKYLAPYLRNAELAKPVTSLYKGTLRVLLVLLHDFPEFLCDYHYGFCDVIPPNCIQMRNLILSAFPRNMRLPDPFTPNLKVDMLQEIAHAPRVLTNFASTIQPLTFKKELDSYLKARAPVTFLSELRSNLQVSQEAGVRYNIQLMNALVLYVGTQAIAFIRSKGHAPNMSTIAHSAHMDIFQNLAVDLDTEGRYLFLNAIANQLRYPNSHTHYFSCTLLYLFAEANTEAIQEQITRVLLERLIVNRPHPWGLLITFIELIKNPTYKFWSHEFVHCAPEIEKLFESVARSCMVQKQVPTTETEIPE, from the exons ATGAACCTGGACTCGTTGTCTTTTACTTTGTCACAAATCAGTTATTTGGTTGCGAATTTGAGTAAGAAAAATTACGAGGACAGCTGTCAAGAGATATCGGTC TTGGTGCAGTGGAATGGTCTAGAAGCAGACCGACATTTCTTGCGCTGTCTGATCTCGTGCGTTGACTTTTCTAAAGGTGAACTGTCAGAGTCGAGCGCGAAAGATTATTTCCAAGCAAAGTTACTGAAGCAAGAGTGTAACAGTTTACTGAGCAAACCTTCTTTTATATCTAACCTGTGCTTTGCTATAGATAATCCTTTACATCAGCAAAAG TCATTGAATCCCTCTCCAaagttttttgttaatttaaaaaaaacactcGGCTTAACCTTGGTGCAGGAGGTTGCCTTTGCGATTGCGTTACAGCATTCAGAAAATACAGAAATCCGTTTGTTAGCTTTAGAGCATACTCAGAAGCAGCTGCctgaattaataaagaattatataaactctGAAACAAGTAACAAACATCACGAGGGTGGTCTGCACGATTCTTTGCCTCAAGTTTTGCAGTTAATACTTAGCCAGGTTTTTCATACTAGCAATCCTTATAATTTACCCGTCGaggcaaaagaaaaatttgttcaaaacCTTCGGCGCGATTTTCCCCGTGAACTGGTACCAGTGGTGTTAGCACCATTCTTGTATCCAGGAGACGGGGAACCACAGTTCAAGATCGAGTTCAATATGGCTGTTAATCAAATG GATAACAATACTTTGGTAGAGTTGATTATGGAATTAGGATATAGCTTTACCAGTAGTGTGGACGAATGTCGATCGTCATTGGCGGGTTTAGGCGCGAGGGAAATATCGCCAGCATGCGTTGCTCGCGTGTTGGCGCATATGGCACGTAGTTGTAGCAACCTCGAAGATGCTGGAGGTTTGCAATCGTTTTGGGGTAATTCGGCCACCTCGCAGGACTCGAATAAGGATAAACCATCGGACAGTACCATCCCCACGACATGGAACGTCGAAGTGTTTATTCaaactttaaaagaaatg CAATCTACATTATCTTGGAACGATGTCATAGTGAAGTTGGACCACCCAGAGTTTATTATCAAGGATAGACAAGGTTTAAGCTTATTGATTACGGGTCTCAAACTAGGTCTCCAACATCAGGGATATCCGCCCGATATGTTTCCCGTCGAGCTATTTTATCGACACTGGGATAATGTAGAGGGTCAATTTTCTCTGATTCAACAAATTCTTAAGTGTCCggatatattttgtttcgcCGACTATCCATATCATTCGGTAACTGTCGATGTATTGAAGGCAGCTCCTGAGAGCGATAGCAAGGAAGGACAAACGTGGCGATCCCTGAATATAGTTGAATTGCTTTTGCATATGGCCGAGAGAGGCTTGTATAATTCTGTACAGGAAATATTTAAGTGGCCAGTGCAACACTGCCCGGACGTGCTCGTCTTGGCGTTGTTACAAATAAATCCACCACTTACGTTACTGAGACAGGAACTCTTTACCACATTATTACCGATCTTTCTCGGCAATCACCCAAATTCTGCTGTGATACTGCACCACGCATGGCATGCCAATAACACTAAGATAAAGACTATTATAATGCACGCCATGGCAGATTGGTATACACGCGGTGATCACGATCAAACAAGATTGTCTCGAATTCTCGATGTTGCGCAAGACTTAAAGGCTCTTTCCGCCTTATTAAATTCGCAATCTTTCCCATTCGTCATTGATCTCGCCTGTTTGGCGTCCCGgcgagaatatttaaaactggAAAAATGGCTGACAGATAAAATTAGAGATCACGGAGAAGTTTTTGTTGCTGCGTGCGTCAAGTTCCTGCAACGACGATGTCCTCAAGTCATGGGTCCTGGTATAAAGGAAGATCCTACAGTTCCCAAAGCGAGTCAGTTACCACAGGAAACTCTCACTACAATATTGGCTTGTTTGCAAGTTTGCGCTGG AAGTGTCTCGCAAGAACTCTCAGAATTGATAATGACGATGGTGCAGAATTGCAGTCTAATGTTGAGTAAGAGTACTATGAACAGACCACCACCGCCAGGAGTTTTGAGACATCGAGGATTAGAACCGTTTAATCCAGCAACTTTGGGAAGCCAG TTATTTTCCTCGAAACAAGTGGACCCCCTTGGAAATCTTAGCTCGAGTCTCGCTACTATGGGTCTTGGCACAGGTCTTGGACCTCCAAGTAGTTCCACGTTCAATTTGCCTGGTGCTTTAGGACCTCTAGTTTCAGCACCCGGTTCTCCCTCGCGACTCATGGGACCTTCTCCGAGTCCATTTCCCATGTTGCCTTTATCTTCGCAACTACACTCGGGTCCGGTTGGTACTCAAGGACCATCCGTGCTTCCCGGTGGTACGATAGGTGGATTGGGACGTCTTGGACCACCAACCGGCATCGAGAAAGCGAGGATTCCGGAAACCTCAAATCTATTCCCGGACATGGGACAAAATGTATCCAAAGAGGTCGAAGACGAGGCAAATAGCTATTTTCAACGTATATACAATCATCCGCCGCACCCAACTTTGTCGATCGATGAGGTGCtcgatatgttaaaaaaatttcaagattcCGGTAGTAGACGAGAAAGAGAGGTGTTTAACTGTATGTTACGAAATTTATTTGAGGAGTATAGATTTTTCCCGCAATATCCCGAGAAAGAATTGCAAATAACGGCGCAATTGTTTGGTGGAATTATCGAGAGGGGCCTCGTTAATAGTTATATGACGCTCGGCTTGGCACTGAGGTTTGTCCTCGACGCGCTTAAGAAACCAGAGGGTAGCAAAATGTACTATTTTGGCATAACGGCCCTAGATCGATTCAAGAGCCGTTTGAAAGATTACCAAACATACTGCGAACATGTTAGAACAATTCCGCATTTCAATGAATTTCCGCCGCATCTGATAGAGTATATAGAATACGGACTGCAAGGACAGGAGCCGCCGTCGAGACCTCAAGGTCCAGTTCTTCCAAAAACTTTGGCGGCTATGTTGGCTCCGGTCACGACTCCGTACAAGACCATGACTACGACTACCATCACAACTAGCACTACACAAGCGAAACCGTCCACGACCCCGACTACATCTCTTTCGGCTAGa CCTTCCATGCCTTCGGTCGCCAATGCAACTAATATCGATACGTTGCTCGTGGCGACAgataaagaggaaaaaatcACGACGCCGCCAGAAGCTTTGCAAGACAAAACGGCTTTCATTTTCAATAATCTTAGTCAATTAAATCTGCAACAAAAATGTGACGAAATTCGTGAGATTGTCACAGAGGAATATTGGCCATGGATGGCGCAATATCTAGTAATGAAACGTGCCAGTATAGAATTGAATTTTCATGCTCTATATTCGAATTTCCTggattgtataaaattacctGAAGTTAATAAAATGGTCACGAGAGAGacatttcgaaatattaag gtTCTCTTACGAAGCGATAAAGGAATAGCTAATTTCTCGGATCGATCACTATTAAAGAATTTAGGACACTGGCTTGGAATGTTAACTCTCGGCAGAAATAAGCCTATTTTACAG ATAGACATCGATCTAAAAAGTTTACTCGTTGAAGCATATCACAAAGGGCAACAAGAACTACTTTATGTAGTGCCCTTTGTCGCAAAAGTACTTGAGAGTTGTGCGAAAAGTCGGGTCTTTCGTCCACCCAATCCTTGGACTATGGCGATTATGAATGTTCTAGCTGAACTACATCAAGAACCTgatctgaaattaaatttaaagttcgAGATAGAAGTACTTTGCAAGAATCTGAGCATCGATGTCGGG GAACTAAAACCGGTCATTTACTTGAAAGATCCTGAAAAATTGCGTAATTTAGAGTATCAGTTATCGCACCCGAACAAGAAAGCAGAACCTCCTAGCAATCAACAGCAATCTCAGGGGCCTATAGAGGAATTAGTTGGACCTACAACGAGTGCTGGCACTGTCATCAATCCTCAATCCGCGCCACCCGTGAATACAACACCCTCGTTGCCCACTGGCGGTGCGCCTGAACCACGATTCAATTATATGGATATATCTGTGACAGGCATCGCCAATATATCGCAGCACATTACTATCAACAATCAA TTGCCGCTATTCCAAACGCATCCTCATCTGAAACAGTTTGTTCGCCCAGCAGTTGAAAGAGCTATTCAAGAATGGATTCATCCTGTTGTTGATAGATCCATCAAGATAGCTCTTACAACTAGCGAACAGATAGTGAAAAAAGATTTCGCATTAGATCCTGAAGAACTACGGATACGAACGGCTGGGCGTAACATGGTGCGCAATTTAACCGCTGGCATGGCTATGATCACTTGTCGCGATCAA ATTCTGGCATCTATCAGTACGAATTTAAAACAAGCCTTGCTCACGGCATTGATTGGTACGACTCCACAGCAAAAGGAACTTGCCGAGCAAGCAGCGAATGTAGTTGCCGCTGATAACATGGAACTCGCGTGCGCATTCGTACAGAAGACTGCTATCGAGAAAGCGATACCCGAAATGGACAAACGGCTAATAAGCGAGATGGAACTGCGGAAAATCGCTCGACAAGAGGGCCGACGATACTGCGATCCTCTCGCTAAGTATCAAGCCGAGCGGATGCCGGAACAGATCCGATTGAAAGTTGGTGGCGTGACACCACAGCAGATGGCAGTTTATGAAGAATTTGCAAGAAATATTCCAGGATTCCTACCGCTCTCCGAACGAGATACACAAGCATTATTCATGCCGAAACCTATCAat GAGACTCCCGTCACCGCGTTCACGCCTAATTCGGCCGTGGCAGTTGCTACGGCGCAACAAGTAGCAGCTTACGCAGCGGCTGTTAGCAATGACGAGGTGGGCGCTATGCTGGAAAAATTAGCCGCGGAAGCGGAACTCTTGTTGGCTGCTGTAGGACCTGCTGCGCCTCCACCGCAGCACGCTGCCCTTCATAGTCTTCTGGAATCGATTATTCTGACCAGAAGATCAAGAGATGCCGGTGCCGCTATGacattattgaaaaaa GCCGTCGAAGGTTTGTTAGATGGGCCTATCATTTCTAGCGGTGTTATCGAGTCGGAGAATCTTATACAACGCTATCGAGAACTGCACTTGCGCATCTTAAAATGTCTTCAGGATCCACGTGCATACGGCATGCAGTGGACCAATAAACATGTGACTCGTTTTTTAACAGAGTGTAGAGAAGAATTTCGGTATAATTTTGAAGCCGTGGATTATCTCATAAG GTCTCATTTGATCAGTCTTCCACAATACGACGTAGCTTTAGCGCAAGCTATGGAGGCAGGAAACGCCATGGCAACAGCATTTGCCATGCAATTGGTTCAGCTATATTTGATTGATGAGAGACAAGCGACTCATGTTACCGAGACTGATTTGTTCCATACGATTGAAATATTGGCTCGAATGGCACATCACAGAACACCACCAGAAGG AATCTTACTCTTCAGATTAACGAGTCTAGTAGATTCACTGCGTGCCAATCATGATACCGGTGTATTGGTCGACCGAGCTCCAGCGGGACCTACGGCACATATCCATTCTGGAATCCTGCAGGTGAGA GCTCGTGACTTTGACGATCCACCTGGATTGATGGAAAAGACAGAGTATCTGTTGCGTGAATGGGTGCAGATGCATCACAGTCCACAGCACGCACGTGATCTCACCAAGGCCTTCGGTATATTTGTGCATCAAATGAATATCCATGGGATCCTTAAGACAGACGATCTCATCACGAGATTTTTCAAGCTGAGCACGCAGATGTGCGTCGATCTCTGCTATCGTGCTCTTTCAGAAACCGCGACAGCTCCTTCGATCATGCGTGCTAAATGCTTTCATTCGTTGGATGCTTTTGTACGTCTAGTAGCACTCTTAGTGAAGCATTCGGGCGACGCCACCAATACGCATACCAAGATTAATCTGTTGAACAAAGTGCTCGGGATCGTTGCCGGAGTGTTGCTGCAAGATCACGAAATACGCGGTACCGATTTCCAACAGTTACCATATCACAGAATCTTTATCATGCTCTTCCTGGAATTGTGCGCGCCAGAACCAGTACTGGAGGCTGTGAACTTTCAAGTACTGACAGCCTTTTGTCACACCCTGCATATTTTGCGTCCGGCAAAGGCATCCGGCTTCTGTTACGCCTGGCTGGAACTAGTCTCACACAGAGTCTTCATAGGGCGTATGCTTGCCATTACGCCACAGCAAAAATGCTGGGGTATGTATGCGCAGCTTCTCATCGATTTATTCAAGTATCTCGCGCCCTATCTTCGTAACGCGGAGCTGGCGAAGCCCGTGACAAGCCTCTACAAGGGTACACTAAGAGTGTTGCTGGTGCTGTTGCACGATTTTCCTGAGTTCCTTTGCGACTATCACTATGGATTTTGCGACGTGATACCGCCAAACTGCATACAAATGAGGAATCTGATATTGAGCGCTTTCCCAAGAAACATGCGGCTGCCTGATCCATTTACGCCGAATCTGAAGGTTGATATGCTTCAGGAAATAGCGCACGCCCCGCGCGTCCTTACCAATTTTGCCTCCACCATACAACCATTAACCTTCAAGAAGGAGCTGGATTCTTATTTAAAAGCTCGCGCGCCGGTCACTTTTTTGTCCGAACTACGAAGCAATCTGCAAGTATCTCAAGAAGCAGGGGTTCGTTACAACATTCAACTGATGAATGCCCTGGTGCTCTACGTGGGTACACAGGCAATAGCGTTTATTCGCAGTAAGGGCCACGCTCCTAACATGTCCACCATCGCGCATTCCGCACATATGGACATCTTCCAAAATCTGGCTGTTGATCTCGATACCGAAGGCCGTTACTTGTTTTTGAACGCTATTGCGAATCAACTGCGGTACCCCAACAGTCACACGCATTACTTTAGCTGCACACTTCTCTACCTGTTTGCTGAAGCGAACACCGAAGCGATACAAGAGCAGATCACCAGGGTTCTTCTCGAAAGATTGATTGTTAACAGACCACATCCATGGGGTCTTCTCATTACCTTCATTGAACTGATCAAGAATCCAACTTACAAATTCTGGTCCCACGAATTTGTACATTGCGCACCAGAGATTGAAAA gtTGTTCGAATCCGTTGCGAGATCGTGTATGGTACAGAAACAGGTGCCTACCACGGAGACAGAGATCCCGGAGTGA